In the genome of Lathyrus oleraceus cultivar Zhongwan6 chromosome 4, CAAS_Psat_ZW6_1.0, whole genome shotgun sequence, the window GAGAAAGTGAAAGGGAGTTCTCATATTTAGAAGAATGCCTAAATAGAAATACATTGATGGTAGAATTAAGAATAAGGATATTGAGCAAGGAGCTTGTTTATCTAAAGTACATTATACTAATTATATTAAAGAGTGGATTGTCTTTTGTAATTCTCTAGATTGCTTTCAGGATTACTAACTGAcccccacaaaccaacacgagtcttttTCAGCATGTTTTGTCTTCACTCACACGATTTTTCGAGAAATTTTCCAGAAGGTCGCTCATCCAAATACTACTTCAAGTCAAGCGCTTAAttatggagttcttatttgttaggtATTGAAAATAAGACGTgtcttgttggtataggtagtatcaatcaatccttataagttTTCTTTAAACCATGCAGTCTCATTCTtgcatagcctcaggatcccCTTATTCCGTTGTGAATTCGACGACAACTTTCCGCCCACTTCAGCCTCGAGTGTTACATCCATTGTACGACCTCTTCGATCTCGGGTGTTACATGCTCACCAACTTTCACTTTTTTCGTCTCAGAACCACATCGTAATGGAAGAAGTATGCCTATAATACCATTTATAACGCCACATACCACTTTCAAGATTACTGACTGATCCCACAAACCAACATGAGTCTTTTCAAcatgttttatcctcactcacGTTTTTCTGGAACACTTTCCAGAGGGTCACTCATTCAAATATTACTCCAAGTCAATCACGCTTAACTATAGAGTTCTTATTTGTTATTTATTGAAAAGATGTGCTTTTTGGTATAGGTAGTAGTAATCAATCAttataagccttccttcaaccatgTAGTCTTATCCCTGCATAACCTTAGTATCCCTTCATTCTGATATGAATTTGGTGAGCATTATCTGCCCTCTTCGACCTCGAGTGTTACATCTACTCTCCGACCTCTTCGGCCTCGGGTGTTACACCTTTCTTGGGTATAGTATCCTCAAGACATAGATGTTAtttgcaccgaattgggttacCAATTCCCTTGTGTTCTTTATTGTTTTTACTTTGATTCATTATTGTTGTCATATGTGTTGAATCTGGTTTAACGAGTTGGACAAATTATTCCATACATCTGGTCCAACATTTGTCCCATAGAAACAACATTTCAAAAGTAATGCCTCATAATTGATTAAGTGAGCTTGCTTATCAATTAAGTGACACATCATATTATAGTTTCCTTTTTCACCTTAACCTAATTGATTAGAAAGCGCCAAATGTCCATTAAATGTTGCCATTTGATCCAAACATTTTCATGTATAAATGAGTGTTTTCCTCACTTCTCAAAACAACAATTTTCTGAGTTATAAACTCTTTTATCTATCTTATTATCATTCTTTTATAACTTGTATTCATTAGTCATTGCATTAGTACTGAGAGAGTGAAAAAATCATTTTAGGCTTGTGACTTCTTTATGTTATGTTGAATTTGTTTATTCAATAACTTAGCTTTCTTGTGGTCTTGAAGGTTTCAAGCtaaatttgaagaaaaaaaactTGGGTTAAGTTTGTTGAGCTGAACCGACATAAAAGCTTGTTTGTGTAAGGTTGTTAGATTGATCATGTGCAAAATCTCAACTTGTTTAAGGTTGTTGGGTTGATCCTTTATAAAAGTTCAAAATTGTTTTTGGCTTAAATGCTTTTCTGATCCTCATAGTTTAAGCGTTTTAAACAATTAGTCTCCCTATTACAAAATCAGCGATTTTGATCCCTTAATTTTGATGATCTTTGAATTTTTGTGGTCCCCCTCCACTTTTACATACATGACCATTGATGATTGAGATggaaaaataattttaaatgaTATGTCATTAATGAATAGgataatttattaattaatatttttgataaaataaattaataattaattattttaattaatatttttagAATTTCATTATTTAAAATTTTGAACATAATTATTGGGTCTAAGCCCAATTCATGATTGTATCCTTTCATTTAGCATTTGTCCAACATACAATATGACAACAATTCATGTGTAATTAAgttttataaatatttattttattgaTAAATAAAACAACTCATCCACCACCTATTATATCACCACACACATCAATTTTCACAAACTTCACAAAAACTTCGAAATATCTTTGTTATACTCTTTCATTTCACTTCATATGCTGAAAGTGGTCACTTCTGTGCAAGACATGCACGATAGATTGATGCGGTTGTGGTGGTAGTTGAGATGGTTGCCATTTTTATGCTTTCTAGATTGTTCAGCTGCAAAACCAGCCTTACTTGAGGAAAAAGTTGAAGGATGAGAATATTGTCTTTCTAAATCCATGCTCGTAGAGCCTGTTAATCTCAAAAGCTTTTCCTCAATATCATCCAACCATTATGTCATACTTGAACTTTTTCATGTATAACTAATAAATAAACATCATCATTTTTGTGATTAATAGCTACAAGATTATCAACAAAGAAAAAATATGCATCTCGAGTTTTAGATGTGTAACAGTTAGATGTGGCCCATTCAATATTGAATTTGTTAGTTCACTAAATAGGTCATATAAATAACAAGTATGAAACTTACGCACTTCACCAAGGCtgttttttgttattttattagCTTCCACAAACTATACTCTTGATTTCATTGCATATGACACTCCAAGATATCCATCCATATGCCATTTTAATCAATCACATTCACGATTTTTCTTCCATGGTATGATCCTTACATTCCAAGGTACTTTGAGGGAGGGCAATGAATTTGATGACTGGCTAGCACAATTTGGTGAAGTTATTGATCAACCTTTAAAGATATGGCGGAAATTTCCTTGTCAGCCTATGGAGTGAAGTGAAAGAGTATAACAAAGGTACTTCGAAGTTTTTGAAAAATGATGTGTGGTGATGGAATAGGTGGTGACTGAGTTGTTTTGTTTGTCAACAAAATTTAACattgtttttttttcaaataaaataagTGCTTATAAAACTTAGTCACACACGAGTTGTTGTCATCTCGTGTGGTGGACAAATGCTAAGTGAAAGGATACAATTATGAATTGGTCTTAGGTCCAATAATTCCtttcaaaattttaaataattcatttataaaaatattaattattaatttactttataaaaaattattttttatcCCAATTATCAATGTTATGTATACAGAAGTGGAGAGGACTGCAAAAATCCAAAGAGCATCAAAATTAAGGGACCAGAATAACTGGTTTCGTAATAGGGAGATAAATTGTTTAAAATGCCCAAACTAGGGGATCAAAAGTGCATTTAAGCCATTGTTTTTAGTGAAAATATCAAGAAGAAACTCTTGGAGATTGGAGAAAGTTGTGCGGTTTAAGGTCTAACCAGGATGGTTTATAATGTGATATTTTTTACCATATATCTTTATATTTTTGTCATTATCTTTTATGTTGTTATTTATCTTTATTATATGCTTATCTTTGCTTCTAATATAAATTGTTTTAATCAATCGTTTTTGTTAAAAGTTTTTAAAATCATAATATCACAATTCATCATCTCCTCTTATATCTGTAGTCGTTTGTTCAACAAAATAtgcattggtcaaggttgatcGATCCTTAGATACCATCAAATGACATAACTTACAAGATCTTATGACACGACTCCTTTAAAATAGTTATCTTATAGAAGATCTAGAACCTATAAACTCTAAACTTATACTATAAAGTCTAACTATCAATTTAGACTCAAAATACACACCATTAAGAACCCTTAATCTCACGCTCATAAATAACCTTTACCGATTTAATGGTCAACGTTTTTGCAGATACATCCTTATTTCTGAGAGCAATAGATCAACAATCGTTGTCTCACATTCCCCTTTACATATATCAGATATCatattaattttttatgataAAGAGAATATCATAAAATATTACACTATATGATAACGAAAACTAAGGATAATAATTTAATAAAACTATTTGtttaattatatatttttgaCATGTATACAAAGTTTCAACCACACTTATTCAAAGGGAGTCTgtcaaaaaaatattttcctaaaaagcaaaataatttctaaaataCCCCTgtcaaagaaaaaaaaagtttgCCTACTTATGTAAACTGGACTATTTTGGTTCTTACCTAAAGAAGTTAAGTATTTTAAAGTTTTGGAAAAAATCATTCAAAGAAAAACATATATATCcaagaaaaaaaaacaataacGATAAAATGTGTAAGTAGGATTCACGTCAAGAATAAAAAAAGCAATAGCGCGAGTCATCATCATCGTGTGTTGTTGTGATCTCCGAACCCAAACAAACCTTCACAACACAACACTCTTTTCTCTCGAGATCTCCATCTTCCTCACTCACTCACTCTCTCTGCTTTCTAAACCAAGCAGGTACGCTCGCACGCTCATACGCAAGCTCGCACGTGCCTTCTTCTCATACGCTACTTTCCCTTTACGTCCCTGTTTTGTTTTTCCCACTCTCCGATCTCTCAGTTTTATATCTTTTAACTACTTAATTGTTCTATTATTTATATTTCTCGATTCATCGATCATGCACCTTTTGTTCTTATATACTCTTGATTATGATTATAGCCTCTGATCTGATTCTTTGAAATTTCTTTCGTCTTTACCTGTGAAATTGCTCTATTTTATTTGGTATCAGAACTCTAGAAATGTAATATAAATAGTCTAGAAACTATGTTAGTCCCTAAATTATTACTCTTTCTGTTGTTGTGTGAATCCTGTTGCAGATGGCAATGCAGGAAGCGAGTGCTTCTCCTAGTCCTCAAGTTGTTGGAAATGCCTTTGTGGAGCAATATTATCATATTCTGCATCAATCTCCTGACTTGGTGCACAGATTCTATCAGGATTCGAGTCTTTTAAGCAGATCAGACAGCAATGGCGTCATGAAGACTGTAACAACCACAAAAGTATGTTTAGGATTTGCGTCTTTAATTCACTTCTTTGACATTATATTTTTAATTCTATGTTTAGTTTTGTACTTGTGGTTTATTTTCGACTCATTAATTAGAAGGAATAACTGTTGGATCAGGCAATCAACGAAACAATTGTTTCCCTGAACTATGAAGATTGTACTGCAGAAATAAAAACTGCGGATACTCAGGAGTCCCATGAGAATGGTGTGATAGTTTTAGTAACTGGATGCTTAACTGGGAAGGATAACGTGAGAAGGAAGTTCTCACAGACTTTCTTTTTGGCTCCACAAGACAAAGGATATTATGTCTTAAATGACGTTTTTAGATATATTGAAGAGAATGATGCCCCGCAGTTCAATTCGGCTTCAATATATGTCACCAATGAAAATTCCGAGGCAATTCACATCGTACCGGAGCCAGGTTAGTATGGATTTTCTCCATATGCATATGTTCAATATAATTATTTTTTCGCTTAAGCCTCAATTTGTTATTGTTTCTAGAGGATGTGCACCCTTCCGAACATCTTGTGGAAGACCCTGCAACATCTGTAGAGGGTGAAAACCTTAATAATGTTGCCGAAGTTTATCATCCTCAGGAAACTAAGGAAGATGGGTCGGTTATTGATGAAGAGGTTGTCGTACCAATCACTGATTTAAGTGAGAATGATATTGTTACAATTCATGATTCAGCTCCTGCACTCCAGGATGACCCACGAAAGACTTCTTATGCATCCATAGTGAGTTTGGCCTTGTATATTCTGTTGCAGTTGGGATACTCTTCTGGTCTTTAACATTTGTTAACTTGTTAAATTTCCCTGATATGAAGGTAATGAAAAGTAAAACAGCATCTGGTCATGTTTATGTTCCCAACCGAGCTGCAAGAGTGGCATCTGCTAAATCAAATGAACAATGGCATGCTACCGCAAGATCTACTCCTAGGCCTGAGGCATTCGCTCCTAGTAGTGATAGTACACAAGGGAGTAGTGATGTTCCTGAAGCAGGTGTATATGCTATTTTTCATTTTCTGACCCAGTGGTCTTTTCATATTCCTTTTATTTGTTTAATCTAATTTTGACTTAAGCGGAAGAAATTCAAAACAACCCCATTAATGAAAAGAGACTAATGAATTGATGAGTTTATAACTTTGTGTATTATAGTGGGTTGAATTCTAGTTTGAAAGTTGACTGACTTGTTTTTTGCTACAGCTGAAGGTCATTCCATATACATACGGAACTTGCCATTTAATGCAACAATTGAACTTCTTGATGAGGTTTTTAAGAAATTCGGTCCTATTAAGCATGGTGGAGTCCAAGTAAGAAGCAGTAAGGTGTGTGAATGTTACTATTGGCATTTTGAAATAACGTGAGCATTATCCGAAGCAAGCTTGTAAGCTAATTTGTGATTTTGTCTTCTTTCAGCATGGTTTTTGTTTTGGCTTTGTTGAATTCGAGGATTTGAGCTCTGTGCACAGTGCACTTAAGGTACAAACTGTTCTTTTCCAACTCTTGATTATAGTTCGACACTGTTGTTTGTACATCTGACCAGGAAAGAATTATTTGTTATCCATCAGATAAGATTAACTTCAATTTTGAATAAATTATAGAATTTTTGTAGTAAATAAGTAGTGGTACGGGACTAGGTTCTATCTATATTTTCTTTGTAGTTCCTGAGTTCCAGCCTCTGAAAAGAGCATTTCTGGGTCTTAAACGCGTTCAATAGTTGAATGAGCTTTGCAGCATCTGAACTTTCAATAAGTTTTCCTCTATCCCTTTGATTGAGTTTTTGATAGAACCCACAAAATTCGAATAAGAGAAAcaatatattattattattaaatgAAAATATGAGCTCCATAGCTTTACAATGAAGAAATAAATGTTCTAGAGTCAAAGACTCCTGTCCATAGAGATATTCAACAAACTCACTACAATAACCTTTCTACCTTTCCCTCTCTCTCTTCTCCCTCCGACAGAATGGCAACATACTGCCACATCACTACGAATTCCCTACTCAACCCTCTCTATTGGGCTAAGGTCCAAATCCAGTATTCtatcaattttcttccattcatTTTCTTTTTACCCGTCTTGTATGAAGAATTAGAGAATGGAGAACAAGTCAACTTAACGTGTGATTTATGTTTAGATAAAGTTTTGCAAAAGTGAGTTGTACAATCAATTTCAGTGTAAAAATCATGTTTAGCTCAAAAGCTATAAATCCTAACTTCAAGTAGAATTAATTCTACAAAACACAATTGATTCTACTCGAGAGCAACCAAACATGTCAAAATCACTTCTACACATCCAAAATCAATTCTGGGTGCTTCAAACGTGAAATCAAACTTACACTACATGTCTAAGCCCTTGAATTTTATATGGTGGTTTCAAATGAACTAAACCATGTAATGGTTTGCCAGTGTAGAAAATCTACAAAGAAGCATACACCCCTAATAGGAACTATATCCAGGTTATTAGGAAGTAGCTTTGACTGTGCTACTGCTTTACAGAGTGTATGCTATTTGTAAAGATGGTAccaagtggtattttggatgtTATTGGCTTTGTACTTTCCCTATATCGGGTTTCTGATTCGAATCAGATGCTGGGGGATAGAAACTTGTACTCACAGGTCTAGATATCTAGTTTTAGTATCTGTTTTGCCATAACCAGAAGTCTGAAGGATACTGCTCAATTGATACGTCGTTTATGTTGTTTAACAAGTATATCATTTGTACTTGCATATAGGAACAGCAATCACCACCAGCCATTCTAATTATTCTGAAGCATATTTATGATATTTTGTACTTATCTGTGATTGCATAGCATGACCTGCTGACAATCTAGTTACGTGTGCAGTAGATCTTACGAAATTTAACTTCATTTTCAGGCATCACCTATCACTGTTGGTGAGCGACAGGCTGTTATTGAGGAAAAGATATCCACTACACGGGGTATACTGTTGTCAGTTTTACTTTTTATGTTTAGTTAACATGATTTATGTTTGTTGCATACTACAAAGGTTATCCGATATATGTTGATCATGCTCTTTTTTTTTTTACCACTTTTAATCTTATTCTAGTCAGCGATGGCGGAAGAGGGAGGTATCCTTCAGGAAGAGGTGGTTTCCGAAACGAGGGTTTCCGGGGGCGCGGGAGATTTGGTGGTGGACGAGGTTATGGAAGAAACGAATTCAGAAACCAAGGGGAATTCTCAGGACGGCCTAGGAGTTCTCATCGTCCAAGTCAAAATGGAGGTGGGCGTGGTGGACGTCATGGTGCAGGGAACCATAATGTTACACCATCTCCTTCAGAGTGAGCATATTGGTTAATAA includes:
- the LOC127073717 gene encoding nuclear transport factor 2 → MAMQEASASPSPQVVGNAFVEQYYHILHQSPDLVHRFYQDSSLLSRSDSNGVMKTVTTTKAINETIVSLNYEDCTAEIKTADTQESHENGVIVLVTGCLTGKDNVRRKFSQTFFLAPQDKGYYVLNDVFRYIEENDAPQFNSASIYVTNENSEAIHIVPEPEDVHPSEHLVEDPATSVEGENLNNVAEVYHPQETKEDGSVIDEEVVVPITDLSENDIVTIHDSAPALQDDPRKTSYASIVMKSKTASGHVYVPNRAARVASAKSNEQWHATARSTPRPEAFAPSSDSTQGSSDVPEAAEGHSIYIRNLPFNATIELLDEVFKKFGPIKHGGVQVRSSKHGFCFGFVEFEDLSSVHSALKASPITVGERQAVIEEKISTTRVSDGGRGRYPSGRGGFRNEGFRGRGRFGGGRGYGRNEFRNQGEFSGRPRSSHRPSQNGGGRGGRHGAGNHNVTPSPSE